The nucleotide sequence CGACGAGCGGCAGCAGGATGACCGCGACGACCCACAGCGCTCTGGCCCACCCGGAGATGTCGTCCCGCCGGAAGATGTCGGAGATCGCGAAGCCCCAGACCAGCAGCAGTGGGATGTAGATCAGGAACAGCCAGAACAGGTCGGAGAACTCCACGACGCCTCCCGCGCTCGTGGGACCACTGGACGCGGGCCCGTCCACGCAGGGTGCGCGGTGCCCGGCACCGGCGGCTCACCCGCGCCGGGTGAGGCCCGACCGCGGGAGGAGGCGCCCGGGCGGCAGGTCGAGCACCAGCCCCGGGACGGGCCGTCGTTCAGACGAGGCCCAGACTCCTGGCCTTCCGCACGGCGTCGTTGCGCCGGGAGACGGCGAGCTTCCGGTAGATGCCGCGCTGATGGGTCTTGACGGTGTTGATCGACAGGAACAGGTCGTGGGCGATGTCCTCGGCTGACATGGCCTGGGCCATGCGGACGAGCACGGTCGTCTCACGGTTGGTCAGGGGTTCGGCGGGCATCTCGACCGGGCCGGCGACCGCGGCTCCCCTCGGTCCGGGAGTGCCGGACCCCACCGGAGGGGTCAGCCCGAGCCAGCCGTTCGCGCCGACCAGGTCGGGGAACGCGGACAGCAGGCCCCTGCCCGGGCCACCGGGGCGCAGGAAGACCCGACGACGGCGTTCGGGCTCGGCGAGCGACAGTGCGCGGCGCAGGGCCTCTCGTGCCAGCGGCCGGGCCCGGTTCGCCAGGTGCACCCGGGCGGCGAGCAGCCAGGCCTCGACCTGGCTGCCGGTGTCGTCGATCAGCTCGCCGGCCAGGACAGGGGACAGCAGCTCGGCTGCCCGGCCTCGATCACCGCCGGCGAGGGCCAGCGTGGCCCGGGCGACGACCTGCTGGGCACTCGGCGGCGTCACCGCGTCGAGCGCGGCCTCCGCAGCCGCAGCGTCCCGTCGCTCGGTGTGGACCAGGGCCGAGGTCAGCGCGAGCCGGTCGGCGAGCCACGGTGGCAGGGACCGGCCACCTGCGGCGGCGGGGACAGCGGCCAAGGACGAGAGCGCCCGCCTGGCGTCACGGTGATCGGCGTGCACGAGGGCCCGGAGCATCGGTACCCAGGCGGCGACCAGGGGGTCCTGACGGGCTCCCACGCTCGCGGCCGCGGCGTCCAGGTGCCGGCGGGCCGCCGTCTGGTCGCCCTGGTCCACGGCGACCAGCGCGAGCGCCAGGTGCCCCGCCCCCGTGCGGCGGGCGACCGGCAGGCCGGACTCGTCGGCGAGGGCGACCTCCGCACGCCCCAGCTCCGCGGCGCGGCCCAGCTCGCCGCGTGCGTACTCCAGGACGGCGAGCCGGCCGAGGACGTTCAGCCGGGGGTACTGGCAGCCGGGGCCGGCGGACACGGCCAGTCCCCGTCGGAGGACCTGCTCGGCCTCGTCGAACCGTCCGGCCCACAGCTGGACCGTGCCGACGCTCGACAGCAGCAGGGCGTGCATCTCCGGGTGCGCCCCGGCCTCCGGTGTCCGGGACAACTGCGACTCGCCCGCGGCGAGGGCCGACTCGGCGGCCGGCAGGTCCCCGTCGATCCGCGCCACGATGGCCCGGATGACGGCGGTCGACGCGAGCAGGGGCGGCCGGTCCGCCTCCGCCTCGTCCTCCGCGCGCTCCTCGGCTGCGGCGACCTGCTCGCGGCAGGCCTCCAGGTCGAAGACCGTCAGGGCACGCGCGGCGCGGATCACGGCCGGCATCGACCCGCCCACGGTCGCCGGGAGGTCGAGCAGCGCAGCGTCCAGCTGGTTCGTCTCCCGGCCCACGAGGATGCGCCCGATGCCCAGGCGCCGGACCACGACGGCCGTCGCAGCCTGCCAGTCCGACGCCGCAGCCGCGTGCCGGACGGCTTCCAGGAGGAGGCCCTCGCGCTCGAACCAGGCCGACGCGCGCCGGTGGAGTTCGTCGACCGACCCCGGCCGCGCACGCCCGAGCTCAGCTCGCAGGACGTGGAGGAGCAACGGGTGGTAGCGGTACCAGCCGGGAGCCTGCTCCACCTCGGTGGTGAGGACGTTGGCCGTCTGGAGGCGCCGCAGCACGACCTCGCCGTCCGCCCGGCCGGTCAGCGCGTCGGCCAGCGCGGGGCACAGCCGGTCCACCACACACGTGCGTGCCAGGAAGTCGCGGACGTCGGGAGGCTGGCCCTCGAGCACCTCGTCGACCAGGTACCCGGTCACGGTCGGGTCGGTGCCGGGAAGGGGCGCCTCGAACGGGGCGGGCCCGCCGCGTCGCTGCATGCTGAGGGCGCAGAGGCGGAGACCCGCCGCCCAGCCCGACGTCTGCTCCGTGAGCGCCGACAGGGCCGCCGGCGGCAACTGCAGGCCGTGCTGCTGGAGCAGGCAGGCGGCCTCCTCCTCGGTGAACGCCAGATCCGCGTTCCGGATCCTGACCAGGTCCCCGCGCAGCTCGTAGCGGTGCAGCCAGCGCGACCCGTCGTCCCGGGTGAGGAGGACCAGCCGCAGCATCCCGGCGGTGTGGCGGAGGAGGACGTCCAGCTCCTGGTGCACCTGCCGGCTCGTCACCGCCTCGAACTGGTCGAGCACGAGCACGACGGGAGTGGCGCCGGTCGCGAGGCTGTCGGCCACCCGGGCCAGGAGGTGGTGCGCGACGCTGCTGTCCAGGAACGGCTCACCCACGTCGTCCGGGAGCCGGGCCCCGGCACGCCGCAGAGCGGCGATGACGTACGCCCAGAAGGCACCGGGCGCGTCGTCCTCCGGCTCGAGCGTGAGCCAGGCGACGGGGCCGGGCGACGTGGCCGTGGCGCACCAGGAGGCCACCAGGAGGGTCTTCCCGGAGCCGGCTGCACCACTGACCACCGTCAGCGGACCGTCCACGCCGCGGGAGACGAGCTCCACCAGGCGTGGCCGGTCGACGACCGGTGTGCGGATCCGGGGCGACACGAGCTTCGCGACGAGAAGGGGGTCGTCGGGCCGGCTCCGGGCTCGCTCCGCGCCAGCAGCGGTACTCATCATCAGGCCTCGCTCGCTTCGCACGAGATGGACGACCACGGCGATCACCGTCGTCCCCCCGTGATCCGATGATCGTCGGCCGGCGCCGCCCTGCCACGGGTCACCAGGCCCCGCCGCAGCGGGACCATGGGCCCGCATCCGTCGGGCCGGGCGCACCGGCCGTGGTCACCCGAGGGGGGTGGAGCCACACGCTGTCCCGTCGGCCGCGGTCCGGGTCGCCGGGCTGCCCGAGGGGTCCGGTGACGGCGGCGCGCCCCTGCGAGCGGCCCCGCGGCGCAGACGTCACCGGGTCCCGGGGTCCGCGCCCGGCCGTCAGCGAGCGGCTCCCCGCAGGCGCCGCCCAGCTGCCCTGACCGCGTCGGCCGCGGCCTCGACGGCGTAGGGGAGGCAGGCCGCTGCGACGTCGACGACGGCGATCCCGGCGCGGACCGTGAGCCGGAACCTGCCCTCCTCGCCGGCCACCCGAGAACTGCCGGTCCGCCGCATGCGGTCTCCTCCCTGCGCTGCGGACCAGGCTCGGGCCCGAGGGCCACCGGCACCTCATCCGGAGCGGGTGATGCGTCGCGTGGCCGGGCGGACGAGCCTCGCGTCCACGAGCGGGCCGGTCGTCCGGTCGACGGGGGTGCGACCGCCGCTGACCGACGGCCGCCCCGCACCGGAGCTCACGACCCAGGGCAGGCAGACGTGACCCAGACGCGCTCGACCGACGTCCGCACCGACGCCGTCCCGGCGTCCCCTCGGGCCGCCGGCGGGGAGCCGGCGGCAGCGGCGAAGCCGGCGACCGAGGCGGTGGCCGCGCAGCACCGGCAGCTGCTGGCCTCGTTGCCGTTCGCCGACGGGGAGGACTTCGAGGACGCACGGCGCGGCTTCGTCGCCGCGCTGGAACCCGGGATCGTGCACGCGGACGGCCGCGTCGTGTGGGACAACGACGCCTACGCGTTCCTGGTCGGCGACGCCCCCGAGACGGTGAACCCGAGCCTGTGGCGCCAGTCCTCGCTCAACGCCGTCCAGGGGCTGTTCGAGGTGACGCCGGGCATCTACCAGGTGCGTGGGCTGGACCTGTCGAACGTGACCTTCATCGAGGGTGACCGCGGCGTCCTGGTCCTCGACCCGCTCATCTCGGCCGAGACCGCCGCGGCGGCGCTGAGCCTCTACCGGCGGCACCGTGGGGAGCGGCCGGTGACCGGGGTGCTCTACACGCACAGCCACGCCGACCACTTCGGCGGCGTCCGCGGGGTGGTGGCGCAGGCGGACGTCGACGCCGGACGGGTGCCGGTCCTGGCCCCGGAGGGGTTCGCCGAGCACGCGATCAGCGAGAACGTGTACGCGGGGACGGCGATGGCCCGGCGGGCGGGCTACATGTACGGGGCGGCGCTGGACCGCGGGCCGCGGGGTCAGGTGGGGGCCGGGCTGGGGCAGACGACGTCGACCGGCAGCTTCGGCATGATCCCGCCGACCCTGGACGTCACGACCACCGGCCAGGAGGAGACGGTCGACGGCGTCCGCATGGTCTTCCAGATGGCACCGGGCAGCGAGGCCCCCGCCGAGATGCACGTGTACTTCCCGCAGCGTCGCGCCCTGTGCACGGCGGAGAACGCCACGCACGTCCTGCACAACGTCCTCACCATCCGCGGCGCGCAGGTACGCGACGCGCACGCGTGGGCCGGCTACCTCACCGAGGCGATCGACCTGTTCGGCGGTGAGCTGGAGCTGGTCTTCGCCTCCCACCACTGGCCCACCTGGGGCCGCGAGCGGTCGGTGGGCTACCTGGCCCTGCAACGGGACCTCTACGCCTACCTGCACGACCAGACCGTGCGCATGCTCAACCAGGGCCTGACCGGCGCGGAGATCGCCGAGACCCTGGCGCTGCCGCCGGCACTGGAGAACGCCTGGCACGCCCGCGGCTACTACGGCTCGGTCAGCCACAACGTCAAGGCCGTCTACCAGCGGTACATGGGCTGGTACGACGGCAACCCCTCCCACCTGTGGCCGCACCCGCCGGAGGCGGCCGCCCGCCGGTACGTGGCGTTCATGGGCGGTGCGGACGCCGTCGTCGACCGGGCCCGGGAGTCCTTCGACGCCGGGGACCTCCGGTGGGTCGCCGAGGTGCTCAACCACGTCGTGTTCGCCCAGCCCGACCACGACGCGGCCCGCCAGCTGCTCGCCGACACCTACGAACAGCTCGGCTACGGCGCGGAGAACGGCACCTGGCGCTGCGCCTACCTCTCCGGTGCCCACGAGCTCCGGCACGGCGGCTTCGGCACACCCGTCACCCCGGTGTCCCCGGACGTGCTCGCCCAGCTGACCCCCGAGCAGCTGTTCGACGCCCTCGCCGTCCGGGTGGACGGACCGCGCTGCTGGCACGAGCACGTGACGCTGGACGTCGACCTGACCGACGTCGGCGTGCGGTACCGGCTGACCCTGCGCAACGGCGTGCTCAGCCACACCACGGCCGCGCAGACCACGGACGCCGACGCCGTCGTCTCCCTGCCGGCCGCGGCGCTGCCGGCGGTGGCCACCGGCGCCGCGGACCCGGCGGGCTCCGCGGCAGCGGGCATCAGCATCGCCGGGGACCCGGCTGCCCTGGGGCGGCTCATGGCTGCCCTGGACGACCCGGACCCCGACTTCGCGATCGTCACCCCGTGACCCGCCACGGGTCCGGGCGCGGCTGAAGGGGGTGGGCGACGTGCGCGACGTGCTGCTGGGCCTGCTGGCGATCGCCGTCGGGGGTCTCTTCTGCTTCCGGGGCTACCTGACGATGCGGCTGGTGATCCCCGTCTGGGGCGCCTTCGCGGGCTTCCTGCTGGGCGCCGGCCTGGTCGGACGGTGGAGCGGGGACGGGTTCCTCAGCGGCGCCCTGGCCTGGTCGGTGGGCCTCGCCGTCGCCGCCGTGTTCGGGCTGCTGGCCTACGCCTACTACGAGGTGTCCGTGGTGCTGGCGATGGCGGCGGTCGGCTTCGTGCTCGGGGCGAGCCTGATGGTCGGCCTGGACGTCCGCTGGTCCTGGGCCGTCGTCCTGGGAGGGGTGCTGGCCGGGCTCGCCCTGGCCGTGCTGGCGGTGGTGGGCCGGCTGCCGATGCTGCTGCTCACCGTCCTGACCGCGCTCGCCGGCTCGGCCACGATCGTCGCCGGCGTCATGCTGCTCACCGGGGCGCTCACCGCGGACGACCTGGACTCCACGGCCGTGGTGTCGCGGATCGAGGACTCCGCCGGCTGGTGGGTGCTGTACGTGGTCGGCGTCGTGGTGCAGGTCCGGTTCCTGGACGACGTGCGGCGGAGCGTGCGCGCGCAGTGGGCGCGGGACGGCGGACGTCAGCTGTACGTCCGGCACCGCGCGGCACGCTGACCGCCGGTCGTGCCGGTCCACGACCGGCGGCCGGTCACCGGTCCCGGCCGGACGCCGGGACCGGCGGTCGGCCCGCTCAGCGCCGGGTGCGCACCAGCGCGCCCACGGCCGCGCCGACCAGCACGGTGATCGTCAGCAGCAGCCACAGCGGCGCCGAGACGGTCGCGGTGAACAGGTGGATGGACACCCGGTCGCGGTTCTGGGCGATGAACACCACCGTCAGGAGGGCGAGGACGGCTGCGAGGACCCACGCCGGCCGCACGGGTCCCCTGGACGTGCTGCCGTCCGCCGTCCGGCGGGTGGACGAACCGGTCATCGCGGGCCCCTTCCGGTGTTCGCGCGGTCCCGGTGTCCGCGCCCCCTGCTGGTCATGGTGCTGGCCGGCTGCCGCCGCCACCTCATCCCGGGCGGGGGAGGTGCGGCGGTGCCCGACGGCTGGACGATGCGCACGGCCCGCGCCGGACCCGCACTCCCGCGCCCACTGACCGGACGACCCGGACCGGCGTGCACGGGCAGGGGAGGAGGGGCGAGGCGTGCGATGGGATCGCCTGACGGGCGCCGTCGTGGACGTCTTCGTCTACGTCGTCGTCCTGAACCTGTTCGTCCAGTACCTGCCCAGCGTCCTCAGCGAGAGCTTCACGGTCTCGCTGCTCACCGCCGTCCTGCTGAAGGTGGTCCTCGAGGGCGTCGTCGCCGTGAAGAAGAGGGCCGTGGGCCTGTTCGTGCGGGCGCCGACGCCTGCCCGGAGGATCGGGGCGGCCGTGCTGCTGTGGTCGGTCCTCATCGGCAGCAAGATCGCCGTCCTCGAGGTCGTCGACGTGGTCTTCGGCTCCCGGGTCAGCCTGGGCGGCTTCCTACCCGTGACGGCGCTGGTGGTGACGCTGCTGGCCTCCCGTGCCGCCGTCCGCCGCGTGCTCCGGGACCCTCGCCCGGGCGTCCCGAGGCCGGCGGGTCGTGCGCCGGCACGGTGAGGAGGCCGTCGCCGTGACGGGCGAGCCGGGGGCATGCGCGCTCCCGGGAGCAGGGCCTCCCCGTCGGTGCCGCCGGGTCGGCTCAGAAGGCGACCAGTTGGGCGGTGCCCGAGAGCTGGTGGACCCGGTGGGTCTGGAGGACGCCGGCCGGACCTGGCGGAGGGAGGAACGCCCCCGACGCGTCGGTGGTCTCGACACCGAGAGCGGAGAACTCGACCGCGTCGCCCATCTGCAGCCGGACGACGGGGACCACCAGGGTGAAGGTCCGGGTGAACGCGTCGACGACGTCCTGCAGGACGACCGTCACCAGTTCGCCGATGGGGGTCTGCACGCGGCTGATCTCCTCGCCGGAGAAGTGCAGATCGAGCTCGGTGTCGCGGTAGGACAGCAGCGGCAACCCGGTGATGCTCGAGCGGGAGTAGTGCACCCCGATCGAAGCGGAGACGTCGAACAGGTTGGCCTCGGCCAGCTGGGCGACCGCGGTGGTCGTGTGCTCTGCGGACATGCCGTCCTCCTCGTCGACCTGCTCCCCGGGTGGAATCAGGGCGGAACGGCCATCCCGCCCTGCGGGCGTCGCGGACCCGGGTGAGTCCGTTCCACCAGGGTGTCGGCTGCGGTGTCACGACGTCGTCACCCCGTCGTCACCGCGGATCCTGTGCCCGGGCTGCCGACCGCGATCGGCCCGCGACCGCCCTGTCCGGCCACGACCCTGCCTCCCCGACCCGCGCAGGCGCGCGGGGGAGTATCAGCGGCCTCAGGCCGCCCTCGTCAGTACATGGACCCAGGACGAGAACAGCAGGTGCCCGTACCAACGGTGCAGGACCACCACCCGGGGCCGGCGGCAGCCGAGTGGACGAGAGGGCCGCAGCCGTCGGCCTGCCGGCGTGCTCTGGAGGCGGCGTGCGCGCTCGGCCGTGCGGACGGGCAGTTCGCGGTCGCTGTGGACCCGGCCGACGAGCCGGCCGCGACGGGCTCGTGGTGCCATGGCCTCGACCCCGAGGGCCTCGCGCGGTACGTCTGGGACGCAGCCGGATCTCCGCCCGCCGCGGTGCTGCTCAACGCCCCGCTGTGGTACCTCCACGGCTACCGCGACGTGCTGGCGAGCGCCCGTGCCGGGTGAGGGACCGGGGCGCCGACGCCCCGCCGGCCGTGACCGTGCGGAGCCGACCGGCCGGACCCCCGGCAGCTGCTGGCCGGAGCCCGTCAGCCGGCGCCTTGGTCCCCGTGCCGCGGGGCCGTGGACCCCACGAACGCGGGAAGTGACTCGTAGCCACGCAGGACGATCGTGCGGCGGCGGCGCCCGGGGCCGGCAGGGGTCAGGCCGGGGAAGCGCTCGAACAGTGCTCGCAGCGCGACCTCGCCCTCCATCCGGGCGAGTGCGGCGCCGAGGCAGAAGTGGATGCCGCTGGCGAAGGCCAGGTGCTCGCGGGCGTTGGCGCGCGTGACGTCGAAGACGTGCGGATCGGGGAAGACGCGCGGATCCCGGTTGGCGGCGGCCAGCAGGAGGACCAGCCACTCGCCCTCGGCGACGGGGACCCCGTGGACGGCGGTGGGCGTCCTGGCGCGACGGCCGGTCCGCTGCACCGGGGGATCGACGCGGAGCACCTCGTCGACCGCGTTCGGCCACAGCGACGGGTCCTCGACGAGCCGCCGGCGCTGCTCGGGATGGGCGAAGAGGAGGGCGGCCCCGTTGCCGATGAGGTTGACGGTGGTTTCGAAGCCGGCGCCGACGACGAGAGCGGCGGTGGCCCGCAGCTCCGTCTCGGTGAGGCCGCCACCGTCGTCGTCGACCATGGTGACCAGGCTGGACAGCATGTCGGTGCCCGGGTTCCTGCGCAGCGACTGCAGGTGCTCCCGCCACCACGCGTCGAGCTCGACGATGCTGCGCTCGACCTCGCGGTGGGTCGACCAGTCCACGCCCATGTCCAGGACCGGTGCGGCGCGGTCGCCCCAGGCGAGGAACTGCTCGCGCATCGGCACCGGGACGCCGAGCATCTCGGAGATGACGGTGACCGG is from Modestobacter marinus and encodes:
- a CDS encoding LuxR C-terminal-related transcriptional regulator; this translates as MELVSRGVDGPLTVVSGAAGSGKTLLVASWCATATSPGPVAWLTLEPEDDAPGAFWAYVIAALRRAGARLPDDVGEPFLDSSVAHHLLARVADSLATGATPVVLVLDQFEAVTSRQVHQELDVLLRHTAGMLRLVLLTRDDGSRWLHRYELRGDLVRIRNADLAFTEEEAACLLQQHGLQLPPAALSALTEQTSGWAAGLRLCALSMQRRGGPAPFEAPLPGTDPTVTGYLVDEVLEGQPPDVRDFLARTCVVDRLCPALADALTGRADGEVVLRRLQTANVLTTEVEQAPGWYRYHPLLLHVLRAELGRARPGSVDELHRRASAWFEREGLLLEAVRHAAAASDWQAATAVVVRRLGIGRILVGRETNQLDAALLDLPATVGGSMPAVIRAARALTVFDLEACREQVAAAEERAEDEAEADRPPLLASTAVIRAIVARIDGDLPAAESALAAGESQLSRTPEAGAHPEMHALLLSSVGTVQLWAGRFDEAEQVLRRGLAVSAGPGCQYPRLNVLGRLAVLEYARGELGRAAELGRAEVALADESGLPVARRTGAGHLALALVAVDQGDQTAARRHLDAAAASVGARQDPLVAAWVPMLRALVHADHRDARRALSSLAAVPAAAGGRSLPPWLADRLALTSALVHTERRDAAAAEAALDAVTPPSAQQVVARATLALAGGDRGRAAELLSPVLAGELIDDTGSQVEAWLLAARVHLANRARPLAREALRRALSLAEPERRRRVFLRPGGPGRGLLSAFPDLVGANGWLGLTPPVGSGTPGPRGAAVAGPVEMPAEPLTNRETTVLVRMAQAMSAEDIAHDLFLSINTVKTHQRGIYRKLAVSRRNDAVRKARSLGLV
- a CDS encoding alkyl/aryl-sulfatase, with product MTQTRSTDVRTDAVPASPRAAGGEPAAAAKPATEAVAAQHRQLLASLPFADGEDFEDARRGFVAALEPGIVHADGRVVWDNDAYAFLVGDAPETVNPSLWRQSSLNAVQGLFEVTPGIYQVRGLDLSNVTFIEGDRGVLVLDPLISAETAAAALSLYRRHRGERPVTGVLYTHSHADHFGGVRGVVAQADVDAGRVPVLAPEGFAEHAISENVYAGTAMARRAGYMYGAALDRGPRGQVGAGLGQTTSTGSFGMIPPTLDVTTTGQEETVDGVRMVFQMAPGSEAPAEMHVYFPQRRALCTAENATHVLHNVLTIRGAQVRDAHAWAGYLTEAIDLFGGELELVFASHHWPTWGRERSVGYLALQRDLYAYLHDQTVRMLNQGLTGAEIAETLALPPALENAWHARGYYGSVSHNVKAVYQRYMGWYDGNPSHLWPHPPEAAARRYVAFMGGADAVVDRARESFDAGDLRWVAEVLNHVVFAQPDHDAARQLLADTYEQLGYGAENGTWRCAYLSGAHELRHGGFGTPVTPVSPDVLAQLTPEQLFDALAVRVDGPRCWHEHVTLDVDLTDVGVRYRLTLRNGVLSHTTAAQTTDADAVVSLPAAALPAVATGAADPAGSAAAGISIAGDPAALGRLMAALDDPDPDFAIVTP
- a CDS encoding DUF4203 domain-containing protein encodes the protein MRDVLLGLLAIAVGGLFCFRGYLTMRLVIPVWGAFAGFLLGAGLVGRWSGDGFLSGALAWSVGLAVAAVFGLLAYAYYEVSVVLAMAAVGFVLGASLMVGLDVRWSWAVVLGGVLAGLALAVLAVVGRLPMLLLTVLTALAGSATIVAGVMLLTGALTADDLDSTAVVSRIEDSAGWWVLYVVGVVVQVRFLDDVRRSVRAQWARDGGRQLYVRHRAAR
- a CDS encoding lipopolysaccharide assembly protein LapA domain-containing protein; the protein is MTGSSTRRTADGSTSRGPVRPAWVLAAVLALLTVVFIAQNRDRVSIHLFTATVSAPLWLLLTITVLVGAAVGALVRTRR
- a CDS encoding cytochrome P450; amino-acid sequence: MEERVRSGVRWTATHGAMRMAIRARARGGNADAQVLVAPALRADPYPHYERLRTAAPFADGALARVSVHHDVCTDVLRSEDFGQIGGFRTERLPAVLRLLLRLAGARPGVSPIDPPSMVAVDPPEHSRYRRLVSRAFSARAVAGLRERTHEIAEELLDGLEDEAAAHGGQVDLITRYASLLPVTVISEMLGVPVPMREQFLAWGDRAAPVLDMGVDWSTHREVERSIVELDAWWREHLQSLRRNPGTDMLSSLVTMVDDDGGGLTETELRATAALVVGAGFETTVNLIGNGAALLFAHPEQRRRLVEDPSLWPNAVDEVLRVDPPVQRTGRRARTPTAVHGVPVAEGEWLVLLLAAANRDPRVFPDPHVFDVTRANAREHLAFASGIHFCLGAALARMEGEVALRALFERFPGLTPAGPGRRRRTIVLRGYESLPAFVGSTAPRHGDQGAG